One stretch of Oncorhynchus clarkii lewisi isolate Uvic-CL-2024 chromosome 1, UVic_Ocla_1.0, whole genome shotgun sequence DNA includes these proteins:
- the LOC139412701 gene encoding polyribonucleotide nucleotidyltransferase 1, mitochondrial-like isoform X1: MKHLLRLGPTLARLNVRLCHQSVWNSHGTIQKVGVNLGEKKLEISTGKLARFADGSAVVQLGDTTVMVTAVSKTKPSPSHFMPLVVDYRQKAAAAGRIPTNHLRRELGTTENEILTSRLIDRAIRPLFPAGYFYDTQVLCNLLAVDGVNDPDVLAINGASAALTLSDIPWNGPIGAVRIGLVDGEFLVNPTRKQMASSTINLIVAGAPLSQVVMIEASAENVLQQDFCHAVKVGVKHTQQIILAIQQMAREAKVTKRTPPKIFSAPEEMIEHTRQFASEKVYAVFTDFTHDKISRDDAINKVRLETEEQIKEKCPHAEPYEVMESFNMVSKEVFRNLVLNEYRRCDGRNLTSLRNISCEADIFKPLHGSALFQRGQTQVLCSVTFDSLESSIKTDIITTALSGVKDKNFMLHYEFPPYATNEIGKMSGMNRRELGHGALAEKSLRPVIPKDFPFTIRVTSEVLESNGSSSMASACGGSLALMDAGVPITSAVAGVAIGLISKANPEKPSEIQDYRILTDILGIEDYLGDMDFKLAGTNKGINALQADVKIPGLPLKLVMEAIQQATVAKREILGIMNNTIAKPRANRKENGPVVENVRVPVSRRARFVGPGGYNLRRLQAQTGVTISQVDEETFSVFAPTPGAMNEAQEFITEICKDDQEQQLEFGAVYTATIMEIRDIGVMVKLYPNMSAVLLHNSQLDHKRIKHPSAIGLEVGQQIQVKYFGRDPTDGRMRLSRKVLQSPAATVVKTLSEKQSITMGTGNGQATSNSS; encoded by the exons ATGAAACATTTACTGAGGCTTGGGCCCACGCTGGCCAGACTAAATGTGCGGTTGTGCCACCAAAGTGTCTGGAACAGCCATGGAACGATACAAAAAGTGGGTGTGAACTTGGGTGAGAA AAAACTTGAGATCTCAACAGGGAAACTTGCCAGATTTGCAGATGGGTCAGCTGTTGTGCAG CTTGGGGATACAACAGTGATGGTGACAGctgtcagcaaaacaaaaccgTCCCCCTCCCATTTTATGCCACTAGTG GTGGACTACAGACAGAAAGCAGCTGCTGCTGGTAGAATCCCCACTAACCACTTGCGGCGGGAGTTGGGCACCACTGAAAATGAGATTCTGACTAGTAGGCTAATAG ACAGGGCAATCAGACCCCTTTTTCCTGCTGGTTATTTCTATGACACTCAG GTCCTGTGTAACCTGTTGGCAGTTGATGGTGTTAATGATCCAGATGTACTGGCTATCaatggag CCTCTGCTGCCCTTACCCTTTCTGACATTCCCTGGAATGGGCCCATTG GTGCAGTGCGCATTGGCCTGGTGGATGGCGAGTTCCTGGTGAACCCAACACGAAAGCAAATGGCTTCCAGCACTATCAATCTGATAGTGGCTGGAGCACCTCTCAGCCAAGTGG tGATGATCGAGGCATCTGCTGAGAATGTGTTGCAGCAGGACTTCTGTCATGCAGTCAAAGTTGGTGTGAAGCACACACAGCAGATCATATTGGCTATTCAGCAGATGGCCAGAGAAGCGAAAGTGACCAAGCGCACCCCTCCCAAAATATTTTCTGCGCCCGAGGAAATGATTGAGCACACACGACA ATTTGCCTCTGAAAAGGTCTATGCTGTTTTCACAGACTTCACTCATGACAAG ATTTCCAGAGATGACGCCATTAACAAAGTGCGACTAGAAACAGAGGAACAAATAAAAG AGAAATGTCCTCATGCAGAACCTTATGAGGTGATGGAATCCTTCAACATGGTGTCCAAAGAGGTCTTCCGCAATCTGGTTTTGAATGAATATAGGAG GTGTGATGGAAGAAACCTGACTTCATTAAGAAATATTTCCTGTGAGGCAGACATCTTTAAGCCCCTTCATGGGTCTGCACTTTTCCAGAGGGGACAGACACAG GTTCTGTGCTCTGTAACATTTGACTCCTTGGAGTCCAGTATTAAAACAGACATCATTACTACAGCATTAAG TGGAGTCAAAGACAAGAATTTCATGCTTCACTATGAG tttcctCCTTACGCAACCAATGAGATTGGAAAGATGAGTGGAATGAACAGAAGAGAGCTTGGTCATG GGGCACTGGCGGAGAAGTCTTTGAGACCTGTCATCCCAAAAGACTTCCCCTTCACTATTAGAGTCACCTCTGAGGTTTTGGAGTCTAATG GTTCCTCGTCGATGGCGTCAGCATGTGGAGGCAGTTTGGCTTTGATGGATGCTG GTGTGCCTATTACATCAGCTGTGGCAGGTGTAGCTATTGGACTCATCTCCAAGGCAAACCCAGAGAAGCCATCGGAAATCCAGGACTACCGAATACTGACTGATATTCTG GGAATCGAGGATTACCTAGGAGACATGGACTTCAAACTGGCTGGAACAAATAAGGGTATCAATGCCTTACAG GCTGATGTGAAGATTCCAGGCTTACCTCTGAAACTTGTAATGGAGGCTATTCAGCAAGCCACAG TTGCCAAGAGGGAGATTTTGGGCATCATGAACAATACCATTGCCAAGCCCAGGGCTAACAGAAAGGAGAATGGTCCGGTTGTCG AAAATGTCAGAGTCCCGGTCTCCAGACGAGCACGCTTTGTTGGGCCAGGGGGCTATAACCTCCGCAGACTACAAGCTCAAACAG GTGTGACGATAAGCCAGGTGGATGAGGAGACCTTCTCTGTGTTTGCACCTACTCCTGGTGCCATGAATGAAGCCCAGGAGTTCATCACAGAAATCTGCAAAGATGAT CAAGAGCAGCAGCTGGAGTTTGGTGCTGTTTACACTGCCACCATCATGGAAATAAG GGACATTGGTGTCATGGTGAAGCTGTATCCCAATATGAGTGCTGTTCTGCTCCATAACTCTCAGCTGGACCATAAACGG ATAAAACACCCAAGTGCTATTGGATTAGAGGTTGGACAGCAGATTCAG GTTAAATACTTTGGGCGAGACCCAACAGATGGAAGAATGAGGCTTTCAAGGAAAGTGTTACAATCTCCAGCAGCAACAGTTGTTAAGACACTGAGTGAGAAACAGAGCATCACCATGGGCACAGGGAATGGCCAAGCAACCAGCAACTCGTCTTGA
- the LOC139412701 gene encoding polyribonucleotide nucleotidyltransferase 1, mitochondrial-like isoform X2: MKHLLRLGPTLARLNVRLCHQSVWNSHGTIQKVGVNLGEKKLEISTGKLARFADGSAVVQLGDTTVMVTAVSKTKPSPSHFMPLVVDYRQKAAAAGRIPTNHLRRELGTTENEILTSRLIDRAIRPLFPAGYFYDTQVLCNLLAVDGVNDPDVLAINGASAALTLSDIPWNGPIGAVRIGLVDGEFLVNPTRKQMASSTINLIVAGAPLSQVVMIEASAENVLQQDFCHAVKVYAVFTDFTHDKISRDDAINKVRLETEEQIKEKCPHAEPYEVMESFNMVSKEVFRNLVLNEYRRCDGRNLTSLRNISCEADIFKPLHGSALFQRGQTQVLCSVTFDSLESSIKTDIITTALSGVKDKNFMLHYEFPPYATNEIGKMSGMNRRELGHGALAEKSLRPVIPKDFPFTIRVTSEVLESNGSSSMASACGGSLALMDAGVPITSAVAGVAIGLISKANPEKPSEIQDYRILTDILGIEDYLGDMDFKLAGTNKGINALQADVKIPGLPLKLVMEAIQQATVAKREILGIMNNTIAKPRANRKENGPVVENVRVPVSRRARFVGPGGYNLRRLQAQTGVTISQVDEETFSVFAPTPGAMNEAQEFITEICKDDQEQQLEFGAVYTATIMEIRDIGVMVKLYPNMSAVLLHNSQLDHKRIKHPSAIGLEVGQQIQVKYFGRDPTDGRMRLSRKVLQSPAATVVKTLSEKQSITMGTGNGQATSNSS, from the exons ATGAAACATTTACTGAGGCTTGGGCCCACGCTGGCCAGACTAAATGTGCGGTTGTGCCACCAAAGTGTCTGGAACAGCCATGGAACGATACAAAAAGTGGGTGTGAACTTGGGTGAGAA AAAACTTGAGATCTCAACAGGGAAACTTGCCAGATTTGCAGATGGGTCAGCTGTTGTGCAG CTTGGGGATACAACAGTGATGGTGACAGctgtcagcaaaacaaaaccgTCCCCCTCCCATTTTATGCCACTAGTG GTGGACTACAGACAGAAAGCAGCTGCTGCTGGTAGAATCCCCACTAACCACTTGCGGCGGGAGTTGGGCACCACTGAAAATGAGATTCTGACTAGTAGGCTAATAG ACAGGGCAATCAGACCCCTTTTTCCTGCTGGTTATTTCTATGACACTCAG GTCCTGTGTAACCTGTTGGCAGTTGATGGTGTTAATGATCCAGATGTACTGGCTATCaatggag CCTCTGCTGCCCTTACCCTTTCTGACATTCCCTGGAATGGGCCCATTG GTGCAGTGCGCATTGGCCTGGTGGATGGCGAGTTCCTGGTGAACCCAACACGAAAGCAAATGGCTTCCAGCACTATCAATCTGATAGTGGCTGGAGCACCTCTCAGCCAAGTGG tGATGATCGAGGCATCTGCTGAGAATGTGTTGCAGCAGGACTTCTGTCATGCAGTCAAA GTCTATGCTGTTTTCACAGACTTCACTCATGACAAG ATTTCCAGAGATGACGCCATTAACAAAGTGCGACTAGAAACAGAGGAACAAATAAAAG AGAAATGTCCTCATGCAGAACCTTATGAGGTGATGGAATCCTTCAACATGGTGTCCAAAGAGGTCTTCCGCAATCTGGTTTTGAATGAATATAGGAG GTGTGATGGAAGAAACCTGACTTCATTAAGAAATATTTCCTGTGAGGCAGACATCTTTAAGCCCCTTCATGGGTCTGCACTTTTCCAGAGGGGACAGACACAG GTTCTGTGCTCTGTAACATTTGACTCCTTGGAGTCCAGTATTAAAACAGACATCATTACTACAGCATTAAG TGGAGTCAAAGACAAGAATTTCATGCTTCACTATGAG tttcctCCTTACGCAACCAATGAGATTGGAAAGATGAGTGGAATGAACAGAAGAGAGCTTGGTCATG GGGCACTGGCGGAGAAGTCTTTGAGACCTGTCATCCCAAAAGACTTCCCCTTCACTATTAGAGTCACCTCTGAGGTTTTGGAGTCTAATG GTTCCTCGTCGATGGCGTCAGCATGTGGAGGCAGTTTGGCTTTGATGGATGCTG GTGTGCCTATTACATCAGCTGTGGCAGGTGTAGCTATTGGACTCATCTCCAAGGCAAACCCAGAGAAGCCATCGGAAATCCAGGACTACCGAATACTGACTGATATTCTG GGAATCGAGGATTACCTAGGAGACATGGACTTCAAACTGGCTGGAACAAATAAGGGTATCAATGCCTTACAG GCTGATGTGAAGATTCCAGGCTTACCTCTGAAACTTGTAATGGAGGCTATTCAGCAAGCCACAG TTGCCAAGAGGGAGATTTTGGGCATCATGAACAATACCATTGCCAAGCCCAGGGCTAACAGAAAGGAGAATGGTCCGGTTGTCG AAAATGTCAGAGTCCCGGTCTCCAGACGAGCACGCTTTGTTGGGCCAGGGGGCTATAACCTCCGCAGACTACAAGCTCAAACAG GTGTGACGATAAGCCAGGTGGATGAGGAGACCTTCTCTGTGTTTGCACCTACTCCTGGTGCCATGAATGAAGCCCAGGAGTTCATCACAGAAATCTGCAAAGATGAT CAAGAGCAGCAGCTGGAGTTTGGTGCTGTTTACACTGCCACCATCATGGAAATAAG GGACATTGGTGTCATGGTGAAGCTGTATCCCAATATGAGTGCTGTTCTGCTCCATAACTCTCAGCTGGACCATAAACGG ATAAAACACCCAAGTGCTATTGGATTAGAGGTTGGACAGCAGATTCAG GTTAAATACTTTGGGCGAGACCCAACAGATGGAAGAATGAGGCTTTCAAGGAAAGTGTTACAATCTCCAGCAGCAACAGTTGTTAAGACACTGAGTGAGAAACAGAGCATCACCATGGGCACAGGGAATGGCCAAGCAACCAGCAACTCGTCTTGA